The DNA region AAActaattgatttgattttttcgtcatttttttataatcaattaATTTTCGTGTAAtaatgaaaatgttttttttttctgttgattCAAAAAAAGATGTATGCAGAGTTACAAGTACTATCTCCATTAGTACCAACAAGAGAAGGTTACTTTCTACGTTATGTGAAGCAAAACGCTGAAGCCCGAAAATGGATGATTGTAGATTTTCCGGTTAACGGTTTGATCAAACCGGCTTCGTCTAATACTACTACTGATCAGTACCGGAGAATGCCTTCGGGTTGCATCATTAAGGACATGTCTAACGGATACTCACAGATCACGTGGGTTGAGCACGTGGAAGTGGAAGAGAAGCACGTGCACCACGAGATGGTTAGAGAGTATGTAAAGAGCGGTGTAGCCTTTGGTGCTGAAAGATGGCTAGCTGTGTTGCGGACACAGTGTGAGAGGATGGCTAGTCTCATGGCTACAAACATCACTGACCTTGGAGGTATTATAACTTGTTCCACAAGTAAAACCTAAAACTTACACAACTAACGTGACttcgttttatgatttctcTTTTCAGTGATACCGTCTGTAGAAGCAAAGAGGATGCTGATGAAGCTGTCGCAGAGTATGGTGAGAACTTTCTGTCTGACGGTAAGCAATTCGTACGGACAAGCACTGTCTGAATCACCAAAAGAGACGGCGAGAATCACAACCAGGAAAGTCTGTGGTGGTGTTGTTCTGTGTGCCGTCTCCACCACGTTACTTCCTTATTCTCATCATCAAGTCTTTGATCTTCTCCGAAATGATCATCGTCGCTCTCAGGTAAAgatttaaaaccaaaaagagCTTCCTCCATTGTTTCTTGCGATCCAAGATTCTGAAACTTTTGTTTCTTACTGAAGATGGAGATGCTGTTCAATGAGAATCCGTTTCAAGAAGTTGCTCATATTGCAAATGGATCACATCCAGGAAACTGCATTTCTCTTCTTCACTTCCatgttagtgttttttttttctctaaactaaatattttaattttaaaaatattttaatcataatcATTACAGGGGCCGAGTAGTTCATCGAATAATGTAGAGTGGATGCTTCAAGAAACATGCACTGATAGCTCCGGCAGTCTCGTGGTTTACTCCACCGTCGACGCCAGCGCCGTTCACCTCGCTATGAACGGCGAGGATCCTTCTAGAATTCCTCTTTTGCCCCTAGGGTTCTCTGTTGTTCCTGTGAATCAACCCCATGTGTTTGAGGGCATTTCCGTCAATTTGGCTTCTTGTTTGCTCACCGTTGCGGTACAAGTCTTGGTGAGCGACGTCACCACCGCAAGACTCAACGTTTCCACTGCAGCCATCAAGAACCGCATTTGCTCAACTGTCAGCCGTATCTCATCCGCGCTTGGAAGTCCTCTGCTGCCGGAGATTCCGTCGAGCTTTAAACAAGAAATGAGCAACTAAAGAGAAAGATTTCGAGGTTATTTTGGTAGATAAAGCGCAGCTAAAGACTTATTAGGCTTGTTTTGTAGATCCCACGAGAAGGGTTAAACACTAATTTTTTGGGGGAAGTCAAGAACGCACCAAGGCatgattgaattttttttctgaaccgGGGTTTGAAACATGCTTGACTGGTTCGGAAATTGACTTCCAATTTGGATAAACCGAAAAGTTGAATATAATGGCTAATTATTTTGCAACTTTTAAGCAAATTTTGTTAAATCTGTTTATGGCGTTTCATGTTGaatcttttgaaaataattaataagaggaGAAATGAAGGTAAGGAGTAAGgtcatctccaaccccactccataatttatttcaaattgaGAAATGAAGTTGAAAATAGAGTagaaaatggagtgatgaccaaaaaataaaagcatcactccataaatagagtaatacttttattttttggtcatcactccattttccactccatttctcaatttggagtaaattatggagtagATTTTGAGTTCCAATTTTGTTACAAATTAAGTTGTCAGTTGGTTGGTCAggtaaaataaaactttgtttatgcattaactaaaaaaattcaGGATTTGATTATTCGTGGATATCTCctgaaaaattatttaaacatcAGTCCATACACTCACatttatcagaaaaaaaacattatctg from Raphanus sativus cultivar WK10039 chromosome 8, ASM80110v3, whole genome shotgun sequence includes:
- the LOC108820851 gene encoding homeobox-leucine zipper protein HDG4, giving the protein MYEDHQTTKSSEEEGHVVTNFSDNMFGSASSSPTGTVKTPDFKLSTFLNPNFSYIIPKEEYGMVSMTEMSGWSTGSGNNPVEDSAIEQQLPPAKKKRLYNRHSAHQIQEMEAFFEVNPHPNDSDKTRLSEELGLTPLQVKFWFQNRRNQIKIEQERRDNVMLKAENENLKTENRQLQFDLGRLSCSSCGGSRDKLHLENSRLRQELDRLHSFASLMNPYLPPPETARLFADANNLLITEEDKAVAMDLAVSCVQELAKMCATDEPLWSKKRSDDERISLNEEEYKKMFRWPSSVDDNHFRREASRGNTVVIMNSINLVNAFLDADKWSEMFCSMVSRAKTIQIVSSGVSGASGSLLLMYAELQVLSPLVPTREGYFLRYVKQNAEARKWMIVDFPVNGLIKPASSNTTTDQYRRMPSGCIIKDMSNGYSQITWVEHVEVEEKHVHHEMVREYVKSGVAFGAERWLAVLRTQCERMASLMATNITDLGVIPSVEAKRMLMKLSQSMVRTFCLTVSNSYGQALSESPKETARITTRKVCGGVVLCAVSTTLLPYSHHQVFDLLRNDHRRSQMEMLFNENPFQEVAHIANGSHPGNCISLLHFHGPSSSSNNVEWMLQETCTDSSGSLVVYSTVDASAVHLAMNGEDPSRIPLLPLGFSVVPVNQPHVFEGISVNLASCLLTVAVQVLVSDVTTARLNVSTAAIKNRICSTVSRISSALGSPLLPEIPSSFKQEMSN